A single region of the Anaerostipes rhamnosivorans genome encodes:
- the rplJ gene encoding 50S ribosomal protein L10, with translation MAKVELKQPIVNEIKELLTDAQSAVLVSYRGISVEEDTAMRKELREAGVDYKVYKNTMIRFAVKDTEFEPLSADLTGPTAIAVSKTDATAPARILAKYAKKIEVFNLKSAVVEGTFYDKDGVQVIASIPSRDELLAKFLGSIQSPITNFARVIKQIAEKDGEAPAEEATEAAE, from the coding sequence ATGGCAAAAGTAGAATTAAAACAACCTATCGTTAACGAAATCAAAGAATTGCTTACAGATGCACAGTCAGCAGTTTTAGTTTCTTACCGCGGTATCTCTGTAGAAGAAGATACAGCAATGCGTAAGGAATTAAGAGAAGCAGGTGTAGACTACAAAGTATACAAGAATACAATGATTCGTTTTGCGGTAAAAGATACGGAATTCGAACCGTTATCTGCTGATCTTACCGGACCGACTGCAATCGCTGTTTCTAAAACAGACGCAACAGCACCGGCAAGGATCCTGGCAAAATACGCAAAGAAGATCGAAGTATTCAACCTGAAATCTGCAGTTGTAGAAGGAACTTTCTACGACAAAGACGGCGTACAGGTTATCGCAAGCATCCCGTCAAGAGACGAATTACTTGCAAAATTCCTCGGAAGCATCCAGTCTCCTATTACAAACTTTGCTCGTGTTATTAAACAGATCGCAGAGAAAGACGGAGAAGCTCCGGCAGAAGAAGCAACAGAAGCGGCTGAATAA
- a CDS encoding virulence associated protein D, whose amino-acid sequence MMSDREKKFYKAVYFDLSTRALEENYSRQSPQNAYHLIRNFFQKEKFSHVQYSGYHTTFKTTDLYVYDLIRTMSAEFPWLRLCISNFEVTNIGRNHDLLDLFTGEAEEMEPLP is encoded by the coding sequence ATGATGTCAGATCGTGAGAAAAAGTTTTACAAGGCAGTTTATTTTGATTTAAGTACCAGGGCTTTGGAAGAGAACTACTCCAGGCAGAGTCCTCAAAATGCATATCACCTAATTCGTAATTTTTTTCAAAAAGAGAAGTTTTCCCATGTCCAGTATTCAGGATATCATACTACATTTAAAACAACAGATTTATATGTGTATGATTTGATTCGTACAATGTCAGCGGAATTCCCATGGCTCCGTCTTTGCATCAGCAATTTTGAAGTGACGAATATAGGACGGAATCACGATTTGTTGGATTTATTTACCGGTGAGGCTGAGGAGATGGAGCCGCTCCCGTAA
- a CDS encoding cysteine ABC transporter substrate-binding protein, protein MKKFSKILVVLAVLSMAIGLMTGCGSKKSDESDNQSSVEQIKKNGKIKVGVFSDKPPFGYVDKNGKNQGYDVMLARRLSKDLFGDENKVEFVLVEAASRVEFLQSNKVDVILANFTVTDERKEVVDYALPYMKVALGVVSPNGKVITDVKQLKGKKLIVNKGTTAETYFTQKYPDIELLKYDQNTEAFNALKDGRGAALAHDNTLVYAWARENKGFTTGIKSLGEHDFIAPAVKKGNDDLKKWLDEEITKLTKEGFFEKDYKKTLLPVYGKTVDSDTIIMNEKELKEYK, encoded by the coding sequence ATGAAAAAATTTAGCAAGATTTTAGTGGTACTGGCAGTCCTAAGCATGGCTATCGGCCTGATGACAGGATGCGGAAGTAAAAAGTCTGACGAAAGCGACAACCAGTCTTCCGTGGAACAGATTAAGAAGAACGGAAAGATCAAGGTTGGTGTATTCAGCGATAAACCGCCATTTGGTTATGTAGATAAAAACGGAAAGAACCAGGGGTATGATGTGATGCTGGCCCGCCGTCTGTCAAAGGATTTATTCGGCGATGAAAACAAAGTGGAATTTGTGCTGGTAGAGGCGGCAAGCCGTGTGGAATTCCTCCAGAGTAACAAAGTGGATGTGATCCTCGCCAACTTTACTGTCACTGACGAGAGAAAAGAAGTCGTAGATTATGCTCTTCCATATATGAAGGTGGCTCTCGGTGTGGTATCACCAAACGGAAAAGTGATCACGGACGTCAAACAGTTAAAAGGAAAGAAGCTAATCGTAAACAAAGGGACAACGGCAGAGACATATTTCACCCAGAAATATCCTGACATTGAGCTTTTAAAATATGACCAGAACACAGAAGCTTTTAACGCGTTAAAGGACGGCAGAGGAGCCGCGCTGGCACATGACAATACGCTTGTTTATGCATGGGCAAGAGAAAACAAAGGATTCACCACAGGGATTAAATCTCTGGGAGAACATGACTTTATCGCGCCGGCTGTCAAAAAAGGAAATGATGATCTGAAGAAATGGCTGGACGAAGAGATCACGAAACTTACAAAAGAAGGATTCTTCGAGAAGGATTATAAGAAGACACTGCTTCCGGTATATGGAAAGACTGTTGATTCCGATACCATTATCATGAATGAAAAAGAATTAAAAGAATATAAATAA
- a CDS encoding amino acid ABC transporter ATP-binding protein translates to MGNQLLKISHLKKSFGETEVLKDISFDINKGEVVVILGPSGCGKSTLLRCINGLEEFQGGEISLDGQNLSDGKVPWHLIRQKIGMVFQSYDLFPHMTILDNILLGPVKAQKRDPKEVREMAVSLLKRVGLEEKKDSYPRQLSGGQKQRVAIVRSLCMNPEIMLFDEVTAALDPEMVREVLDVMLELAKQGMTMAIVTHEMQFAKAVADRVIFIDEGRIVEQNTPKEFFEHPQTERAQKFLNMFNFEEMKKDEKI, encoded by the coding sequence ATGGGTAATCAGTTATTGAAAATCAGTCATTTAAAAAAATCATTTGGGGAGACAGAGGTATTAAAAGATATCTCTTTTGATATAAATAAGGGAGAGGTAGTTGTCATCTTAGGCCCTTCCGGGTGCGGGAAGAGCACCCTGCTTCGATGTATCAACGGCCTGGAGGAATTCCAGGGCGGGGAGATCAGCCTGGACGGACAGAACCTTTCGGATGGGAAAGTGCCGTGGCATTTGATCCGCCAGAAGATCGGCATGGTATTCCAAAGCTATGACCTTTTCCCGCACATGACCATTTTGGATAATATTCTGCTGGGGCCGGTAAAGGCTCAGAAGAGAGATCCCAAGGAAGTGAGAGAGATGGCCGTTTCCTTGTTAAAAAGAGTGGGACTGGAAGAGAAAAAGGATTCTTATCCGAGACAGCTGTCAGGAGGACAGAAGCAGAGAGTTGCCATCGTAAGATCTCTCTGTATGAATCCTGAGATCATGCTGTTTGATGAGGTGACAGCCGCTCTGGATCCGGAAATGGTAAGAGAGGTTCTGGATGTTATGCTGGAGCTTGCAAAGCAGGGTATGACCATGGCTATCGTGACCCATGAGATGCAGTTTGCAAAGGCTGTGGCGGACCGTGTGATCTTCATCGATGAGGGCCGTATTGTGGAACAGAACACCCCGAAGGAGTTTTTTGAACATCCGCAGACGGAACGGGCACAGAAGTTTTTAAACATGTTTAATTTTGAGGAGATGAAAAAAGATGAAAAAATTTAG
- a CDS encoding amino acid ABC transporter permease yields MLASGINILFEGKNMVRLMSGLAVTVKIALIAVVLSLVFGVIFGIIMTSRNFIVKAVCRLYLEAIRIIPILVWLFLFYFGLTRALGIHLEGEFISIVVFTMWGTAEMGDIVRGAVTSMPKHQTESGMSLGLTKLQIYRYILVPQTVRRVLPGAINLATRMVKTTSLVVIIGVVEVLKVGQQIIEGGILNTPTAPLWVYGFIFFLYFILCYPISIVAKRLEAKWQS; encoded by the coding sequence ATGCTGGCTTCGGGAATTAATATTTTATTTGAAGGGAAAAACATGGTCCGTCTCATGTCAGGTCTGGCCGTGACAGTTAAGATTGCCCTGATCGCGGTGGTCCTGTCTCTGGTTTTCGGAGTGATCTTCGGGATCATCATGACTTCCAGGAATTTTATCGTTAAGGCAGTGTGCAGGCTTTATCTGGAGGCGATCAGGATCATACCGATCTTAGTATGGCTGTTTTTGTTTTATTTCGGATTAACAAGAGCGCTTGGCATTCATCTGGAAGGAGAATTTATCTCCATTGTGGTATTCACCATGTGGGGCACGGCGGAGATGGGAGATATCGTTCGGGGAGCCGTAACTTCTATGCCGAAGCACCAGACAGAGAGCGGCATGTCACTGGGACTTACGAAGCTTCAGATTTACCGCTATATTTTAGTCCCGCAGACGGTCAGGAGAGTGCTTCCGGGTGCGATTAATCTTGCCACCAGAATGGTGAAGACTACATCCCTTGTAGTGATCATCGGCGTGGTAGAAGTGCTGAAAGTCGGACAGCAGATCATCGAGGGCGGAATCCTGAACACCCCCACAGCACCGCTCTGGGTCTATGGATTTATATTTTTCTTATACTTCATCCTCTGTTACCCGATTTCGATCGTAGCAAAGAGGCTGGAAGCAAAATGGCAAAGTTAG
- a CDS encoding amino acid ABC transporter permease, whose protein sequence is MDWLFIERNIPLYIEATKLTLGIGALGVVLSVVIGFLCSMVRYYRVPVLNRIVGIYIELSRNTPLLIQLFFLYYGLPKIGIKLNAFIIAVIGLTFLGASYMSEAFRGGLEAVNKIQEESGLSIGLTKFQLMRYIILPQALAIAMPSVGANVIFLLKETSVFSAIALADLMFVAKDLIGMYYKTNEALFMLVVAYLIILLPISVIFSLLERKARYAGFGN, encoded by the coding sequence ATGGATTGGTTATTTATAGAACGAAACATACCTCTCTATATAGAGGCAACAAAACTGACATTGGGGATCGGGGCTCTGGGAGTCGTTTTGTCAGTGGTGATCGGATTCTTATGTTCCATGGTTCGCTATTATAGAGTTCCTGTGTTAAACAGGATTGTAGGGATTTATATAGAGCTTTCCAGAAATACGCCTCTGTTGATTCAGCTGTTTTTTCTCTACTACGGTCTGCCGAAGATCGGGATCAAGCTCAATGCTTTTATCATTGCCGTCATAGGACTGACCTTTTTGGGAGCCAGCTACATGTCCGAAGCTTTCCGGGGAGGACTGGAAGCGGTCAATAAGATTCAGGAGGAATCAGGTCTGAGCATTGGCCTTACCAAGTTTCAGCTGATGCGTTATATTATCCTGCCGCAGGCTTTGGCTATCGCCATGCCGTCGGTGGGGGCCAATGTGATCTTTCTTTTGAAGGAGACCTCTGTGTTCAGTGCCATTGCACTGGCAGACTTAATGTTTGTGGCCAAGGATTTGATCGGAATGTACTATAAAACAAATGAAGCGTTGTTTATGCTGGTCGTCGCTTATTTGATCATCTTACTTCCGATATCTGTGATTTTTAGTTTGTTAGAAAGGAAGGCTCGCTATGCTGGCTTCGGGAATTAA
- a CDS encoding ABC transporter substrate-binding protein, which produces MEKAKEFLKNKKNRTAVAAAAAVILGIAMYFGLSRGGNNAQVLYKAEKKLPDKKSSEMVIGIQNYQGGLHPAFAEYSGEKALSELLFSPLIRINADGTTEYVLADSVDVSSDHKEYTVKLKSGLKYSDGSKLTADKVKKDLLLLGDGRSSFAYKDCFARLKGYDSGKLTQAEDLEGIRVEDDTTLIFKFTEADPANMYLFTGGIGEVSDRSKNKYLYTGAYRLKGQPANLPIELKANPEFYDGEAQQKKLTVKNINSNNIEEMLTKGRADIAQFQANKSLIASLKKSGVISLYYGSSDIQTVLDFHQGKKSAVNKKEVRQAVCYAFQKETFVKESAGDSASQSFSNFKEGSFLAGREKEAYPYSKEDAVKTLERAGYKKNKKGIFEKEGKELSLTLKADGILYADLFVKQFSKDMKAVGIKVQTTDTSEYDLYYHNTAVPGLTSVGGFLDERNFQDEKISAYESKLKKAGDLKEAGGICRELDEKIMEQALCMPVYAERKFTAVGNGSHNIKVTNVEQPFSELWK; this is translated from the coding sequence TTGGAGAAGGCAAAAGAGTTTTTAAAAAATAAAAAGAATCGGACTGCTGTGGCAGCCGCCGCTGCGGTGATCCTGGGCATAGCTATGTATTTTGGACTTAGCCGGGGAGGGAATAATGCACAGGTGCTCTATAAAGCAGAAAAAAAGCTCCCGGACAAAAAAAGCAGCGAAATGGTCATTGGGATTCAAAACTATCAGGGCGGTCTGCACCCGGCCTTTGCTGAGTACTCAGGGGAGAAGGCTCTTTCAGAACTTTTATTTTCACCGCTGATCAGGATCAATGCCGACGGCACAACAGAATATGTCCTGGCAGACAGCGTCGACGTTTCCTCTGATCACAAGGAATATACTGTGAAATTAAAAAGCGGCTTAAAGTACAGTGACGGCTCAAAGCTCACAGCAGACAAAGTAAAAAAAGATCTACTGCTTTTGGGCGACGGAAGATCATCTTTTGCCTACAAAGACTGCTTTGCACGGCTGAAAGGCTACGACAGCGGAAAACTGACTCAGGCAGAGGATTTGGAAGGGATCCGGGTTGAGGATGATACAACCTTGATCTTTAAGTTCACTGAGGCAGATCCGGCCAACATGTATCTGTTTACAGGAGGCATCGGCGAAGTGAGCGATCGGAGCAAAAATAAGTATCTGTATACTGGTGCATACAGACTCAAGGGCCAGCCGGCAAACCTGCCGATTGAGCTTAAGGCCAATCCAGAGTTCTATGATGGAGAAGCACAGCAAAAAAAATTAACGGTTAAAAATATCAACAGCAATAACATAGAAGAAATGCTCACAAAAGGAAGGGCAGATATCGCACAGTTTCAGGCAAACAAAAGCTTGATTGCCAGCCTGAAGAAATCAGGGGTCATCAGCCTTTATTATGGAAGCAGCGACATTCAGACGGTCCTTGATTTCCATCAGGGTAAAAAGTCTGCTGTCAATAAGAAAGAGGTGCGCCAGGCGGTTTGTTATGCATTTCAGAAGGAAACGTTCGTAAAAGAATCTGCAGGCGACAGTGCTTCACAGTCCTTCTCCAATTTTAAAGAAGGAAGCTTTCTTGCGGGGAGAGAAAAAGAGGCATATCCTTATTCTAAAGAGGATGCGGTAAAAACCCTTGAGCGTGCAGGATATAAAAAAAATAAAAAAGGAATCTTTGAGAAAGAAGGAAAAGAACTGTCTCTGACATTAAAAGCTGACGGGATTTTATATGCGGATCTATTTGTAAAACAGTTTTCCAAGGATATGAAGGCGGTTGGAATCAAGGTCCAGACCACAGATACGTCAGAATATGATCTGTATTATCACAACACGGCAGTACCTGGACTTACTTCAGTGGGCGGATTTCTGGACGAGAGGAATTTCCAGGATGAAAAAATATCAGCATATGAGAGTAAGCTTAAAAAAGCCGGAGATCTGAAAGAAGCGGGCGGAATCTGCCGGGAGTTGGACGAAAAAATCATGGAACAGGCCCTCTGTATGCCGGTTTATGCGGAGAGAAAATTCACTGCGGTAGGCAACGGAAGCCACAATATAAAAGTAACAAACGTAGAGCAGCCTTTCAGTGAGCTGTGGAAATGA